A region from the Canis lupus dingo isolate Sandy chromosome 9, ASM325472v2, whole genome shotgun sequence genome encodes:
- the LLGL2 gene encoding LLGL scribble cell polarity complex component 2 isoform X1 — MRRFLRPGHDPARERLKRDLFQFNKTVEHGFPHQPSALGYSLSLRILAIGTRSGAVKLYGAPGVEFMGLHRENNAVVQIHFLPGQCQLVTLLDDNSLHLWRLTVKGGVSELQEDESFTLRGPPGAAPSATQITVVLPHSSHELLYLGTESGNVFVVQLPGFHTLEDQTISSDAVLQWLPEEARHRRVFEMVEALQEHPRDPNQILIGYSRGLIVIWDLQGSRALCHFLSNQQLENVCWQRDGRLIVSCHSDGSYCQWPVSSDAQQPEPLRNCVPYGPFPCKAITKIFWLTTRQGLPFTIFQGGMPRASYGDRHCISVVHDGQQTAFDFTSRIIDFTVLTEADPAAAFDNPYALVVLAEEELVVIDLQTAGWPPIQPPYLASLHCSAITCSHHVSNIPLKLWERIVAAGNQQQTHFSTMEWPIDGGTSLAPAPPQRDLLLTGHEDGTVRFWDASGVCLRLLYKLSTVRVFLTDTDPNDNLNAQGEDEWPPLRKVGSFDPYSDDPRLGIQKIFLCKYSGYLAVAGTAGQVLVLELNDEEAEHAVEQVEADLLQDQEGYRWKGHERLCARPGPVHFEPGFQPFVLVQCQPPAVVTSLALHSEWRLVAFGTSHGFGLFDHQQRRQVFVKCTLHPSDQLALEGPLSRVKSLKKSLRQSFRRIRRSRVSSRKRRPAGPPGEVQEGSARAERVGVQNMELAPVQRKIEARSAEDSFTGFVRTLYFADTYLRDSSRHCPSLWAGTNGGAVYAFALRVPPAERRMDEPVRAEQAKEIQLMHRAPVVGILVLDGHSVPLPEPLEVAHDLSKSPDMQGSHQLLVVSEEQFKVFTLPKVSAKLKLKLTALEGSRVRRVSVAHFSSRRAEDYGEHHLAVLTNLGDVQVVSLPLLKPQVRYSCIRREDVSGIASCVFTKYGQGFYLISPSEFERFSLSTKWLVEPRCLVESAEAKSHSRPRNGSGPEKALGQARNSGSQSDGEEKRPGPVMEHALLNDERVLKEIQSTLEGDRGSYGDWRSQRVTVGYSLSNGGAE, encoded by the exons ACGGTGGAGCATGGCTTCCCACACCAGCCCAGCGCCCTTGGCTACAGCCTGTCTCTGCGCATCCTGGCCATTGGCACCCGCTCTGGAGCCGTCAAGCT CTATGGTGCGCCAGGGGTGGAGTTCATGGGACTCCACCGAGAGAACAATGCTGTGGTGCAGATCCATTTCCTACCTGGCCAG TGCCAGCTGGTCACCCTGCTAGATGACAATAGCCTGCACCTGTGGAGACTGACAGTCAAAGGCGGTGTGTCGGAGCTGCAGGAAGATGAGAGTTTCACACTGCGTGGCCCCCCAGG GGCTGCCCCCAGCGCCACACAGATCACCGTGGTCCTGCCACATTCCTCCCACGAGCTCCTCTACCTGGGCACTGAGAGTGGCAACGTTTTCGTGGTGCAGCTGCCGGGCTTCCACACGCTGGAGGACCAGACCATCAGCTCGGACGCCGTGCTGCAGTG GTTGCCCGAGGAGGCCCGCCACCGGCGGGTGTTTGAGATGGTGGAAGCTCTGCAGGAGCACCCCCGTGACCCCAACCAGATCCTCATCGGCTACAGCCGGGGCCTCATCGTTATCTGGGACCTGCAGGGCAGCCGCGCACTCTGCCATTTCCTCAGCAACCAG CAACTGGAGAATGTCTGCTGGCAGCGGGACGGCCGCCTGATTGTCAGCTGCCATTCCGACGGCAGTTACTGCCAGTGGCCTGTGTCCAGCGATGCCCAGCAACCGGAGCCCCTGCGCAACTGTGTGCCTTACG GTCCTTTTCCTTGCAAAGCTATTACCAAAATCTTCTGGCTGACCACCAGGCAGGG GTTGCCCTTCACCATCTTCCAGGGGGGCATGCCACGGGCCAGCTACGGGGACCGCCACTGCATCTCGGTGGTCCACGACGGCCAGCAGACGGCCTTTGACTTCACCTCCCGCATCATCGACTTCACGGTCCTCACTGAGGCGGACCCTGCGGCGG CCTTTGACAACCCCTATGCCCTGGTGGTGCTGGCCGAGGAGGAGCTGGTGGTGATTGACCTGCAGACAGCTGGTTGGCCGCCAATCCAGCCTCCCTACCTGGCCTCCCTGCACTGCTCCGCCATCACCTGCTCCCACCACGTCTCCAACATCCCCCTGAAGCTGTGGGAGCGGATCGTTGCTGCAGGCAACCAGCAGCAGACACACTTCTCCACCATG GAGTGGCCCATTGATGGTGGTACCAGtctggccccagcccctccccagagGGACCTGCTGCTCACAGG GCACGAGGATGGCACAGTGCGGTTCTGGGACGCCTCCGGTGTCTGCTTACGACTGCTGTACAAACTGAGCACGGTCCGGGTGTTCCTCACCGACACAGACCCCAATGATAACCTCAATGCCCAGGGTGAGGATGAGTGGCCCCCACTCCGCAAG GTGGGCTCCTTCGACCCCTACAGTGATGATCCTAGGCTGGGCATCCAGAAGATTTTCCTCTGCAAATACAGTGGCTACCTGGCTGTGGCAGGCACGGCAGGGCAG GTGCTGGTGCTTGAGCTGAATGATGAGGAAGCAGAGCATGCTGTGGAGCAGGTGGAGGCCGACCTGCTGCAGGACCAGGAGGGCTACCGCTGGAAGGGGCACGAGCGCCTGTGTGCCCGCCCAGGGCCCGTGCATTTCGAGCCTGGCTTCCAGCCCTTTGTGTTGGTGCAGTGCCAGCCCCCGGCTGTGGTCACCTCCTTGGCCTTGCACTCTGAGTGGCGGCTTGTGGCCTTCGGCACAAGCCATGGTTTTGGCCTCTTTGACCACCAGCAGCGGCGGCAAGTCTTTGTCAA atGCACGCTGCACCCTAGTGACCAGCTAGCTTTGGAGGGCCCGCTGTCCCGAGTGAAGTCCCTAAAGAAATCCCTGCGCCAGTCCTTCCGCCGGATTCGTCGGAGCCGAGTGTCCAGCCGGAAGCGGCGGCCAGCTGGTCCCCCTGGAGAG GTGCAGGAGGGGAGCGCCAGGGCCGAGCGGGTGGGTGTGCAGAATATGGAGCTGGCACCCGTGCAGCGGAAAATTGAAGCTCGCTCAGCAGAGGACTCCTTCACGGGCTTTGTCCGGACCCTCTACTTCGCTGACACCTATCTGAGGGACA GCTCCCGCCACTGCCCCTCTCTGTGGGCTGGCACCAATGGGGGTGCCGTCTACGCCTTTGCCCTGCGCGTGCCCCCCGCCGAGCGGAGAATGGACGAGCCCGTGCGGGCAGAGCAGG CCAAGGAGATCCAGCTGATGCACCGAGCACCCGTGGTGGGCATCCTGGTGCTGGACGGACATAGCGTGCCCCTTCCTGAGCCCCTGGAGGTGGCACATGACCTGTCAAAGAGCCCCGACATGCAGGGAAGCCACCAGCTGCTTGTGGTGTCAGAGGAGCAATTCAAG GTGTTCACGCTGCCCAAGGTGAGTGCCAAGCTGAAGCTGAAGCTGACCGCTCTGGAGGGCTCGCGGGTGCGGCGGGTCAGCGTGGCCCACTTCAGCAGCCGTCGAGCCGAGGACTACGGGGAGCATCACCTGGCCGTCCTCACCAACCTGGGCGACGTGCAGGTGGTCTCGCTGCCCCTGCTCAAGCCCCAGGTGCGGTACAGCTGCATTCGCCGGGAAGATGTCAGTGGCATCGCCTCCTGCGTCTTCACCAAATACGGCCAAG GTTTCTACTTGATCTCACCCTCAGAGTTTGAgcgcttctctctctccaccaagTGGCTGGTTGAGCCCCGCTGCCTGGTGGAGTCAGCAGAAGCCAAGAGCCACAGCCGCCCTCGCAACGGATCAGGCCCAGAGAAGGCCTTGGGCCAAGCCAG GAACTCAGGGAGCCAGAGTGATGGAGAGG AGAAAAGGCCTGGTCCAGTGATGGAGCACGCCCTGCTCAATGACGAGA GGGTCCTGAAGGAAATCCAGAGCACGCTGGAGGGAGACCGAGG GAGCTATGGCGATTGGCGTTCTCAGCGAGTGACCGTGGGGTACAGCCTCAGCAATGGGGGAG CGGAGTGA
- the LLGL2 gene encoding LLGL scribble cell polarity complex component 2 isoform X2: MRRFLRPGHDPARERLKRDLFQFNKTVEHGFPHQPSALGYSLSLRILAIGTRSGAVKLYGAPGVEFMGLHRENNAVVQIHFLPGQCQLVTLLDDNSLHLWRLTVKGGVSELQEDESFTLRGPPGAAPSATQITVVLPHSSHELLYLGTESGNVFVVQLPGFHTLEDQTISSDAVLQWLPEEARHRRVFEMVEALQEHPRDPNQILIGYSRGLIVIWDLQGSRALCHFLSNQQLENVCWQRDGRLIVSCHSDGSYCQWPVSSDAQQPEPLRNCVPYGPFPCKAITKIFWLTTRQGLPFTIFQGGMPRASYGDRHCISVVHDGQQTAFDFTSRIIDFTVLTEADPAAAFDNPYALVVLAEEELVVIDLQTAGWPPIQPPYLASLHCSAITCSHHVSNIPLKLWERIVAAGNQQQTHFSTMEWPIDGGTSLAPAPPQRDLLLTGHEDGTVRFWDASGVCLRLLYKLSTVRVFLTDTDPNDNLNAQGEDEWPPLRKVGSFDPYSDDPRLGIQKIFLCKYSGYLAVAGTAGQVLVLELNDEEAEHAVEQVEADLLQDQEGYRWKGHERLCARPGPVHFEPGFQPFVLVQCQPPAVVTSLALHSEWRLVAFGTSHGFGLFDHQQRRQVFVKCTLHPSDQLALEGPLSRVKSLKKSLRQSFRRIRRSRVSSRKRRPAGPPGEVQEGSARAERVGVQNMELAPVQRKIEARSAEDSFTGFVRTLYFADTYLRDSSRHCPSLWAGTNGGAVYAFALRVPPAERRMDEPVRAEQAKEIQLMHRAPVVGILVLDGHSVPLPEPLEVAHDLSKSPDMQGSHQLLVVSEEQFKVFTLPKVSAKLKLKLTALEGSRVRRVSVAHFSSRRAEDYGEHHLAVLTNLGDVQVVSLPLLKPQVRYSCIRREDVSGIASCVFTKYGQGFYLISPSEFERFSLSTKWLVEPRCLVESAEAKSHSRPRNGSGPEKALGQARNSGSQSDGEEKRPGPVMEHALLNDERVLKEIQSTLEGDRGSYGDWRSQRVTVGGVNRL, encoded by the exons ACGGTGGAGCATGGCTTCCCACACCAGCCCAGCGCCCTTGGCTACAGCCTGTCTCTGCGCATCCTGGCCATTGGCACCCGCTCTGGAGCCGTCAAGCT CTATGGTGCGCCAGGGGTGGAGTTCATGGGACTCCACCGAGAGAACAATGCTGTGGTGCAGATCCATTTCCTACCTGGCCAG TGCCAGCTGGTCACCCTGCTAGATGACAATAGCCTGCACCTGTGGAGACTGACAGTCAAAGGCGGTGTGTCGGAGCTGCAGGAAGATGAGAGTTTCACACTGCGTGGCCCCCCAGG GGCTGCCCCCAGCGCCACACAGATCACCGTGGTCCTGCCACATTCCTCCCACGAGCTCCTCTACCTGGGCACTGAGAGTGGCAACGTTTTCGTGGTGCAGCTGCCGGGCTTCCACACGCTGGAGGACCAGACCATCAGCTCGGACGCCGTGCTGCAGTG GTTGCCCGAGGAGGCCCGCCACCGGCGGGTGTTTGAGATGGTGGAAGCTCTGCAGGAGCACCCCCGTGACCCCAACCAGATCCTCATCGGCTACAGCCGGGGCCTCATCGTTATCTGGGACCTGCAGGGCAGCCGCGCACTCTGCCATTTCCTCAGCAACCAG CAACTGGAGAATGTCTGCTGGCAGCGGGACGGCCGCCTGATTGTCAGCTGCCATTCCGACGGCAGTTACTGCCAGTGGCCTGTGTCCAGCGATGCCCAGCAACCGGAGCCCCTGCGCAACTGTGTGCCTTACG GTCCTTTTCCTTGCAAAGCTATTACCAAAATCTTCTGGCTGACCACCAGGCAGGG GTTGCCCTTCACCATCTTCCAGGGGGGCATGCCACGGGCCAGCTACGGGGACCGCCACTGCATCTCGGTGGTCCACGACGGCCAGCAGACGGCCTTTGACTTCACCTCCCGCATCATCGACTTCACGGTCCTCACTGAGGCGGACCCTGCGGCGG CCTTTGACAACCCCTATGCCCTGGTGGTGCTGGCCGAGGAGGAGCTGGTGGTGATTGACCTGCAGACAGCTGGTTGGCCGCCAATCCAGCCTCCCTACCTGGCCTCCCTGCACTGCTCCGCCATCACCTGCTCCCACCACGTCTCCAACATCCCCCTGAAGCTGTGGGAGCGGATCGTTGCTGCAGGCAACCAGCAGCAGACACACTTCTCCACCATG GAGTGGCCCATTGATGGTGGTACCAGtctggccccagcccctccccagagGGACCTGCTGCTCACAGG GCACGAGGATGGCACAGTGCGGTTCTGGGACGCCTCCGGTGTCTGCTTACGACTGCTGTACAAACTGAGCACGGTCCGGGTGTTCCTCACCGACACAGACCCCAATGATAACCTCAATGCCCAGGGTGAGGATGAGTGGCCCCCACTCCGCAAG GTGGGCTCCTTCGACCCCTACAGTGATGATCCTAGGCTGGGCATCCAGAAGATTTTCCTCTGCAAATACAGTGGCTACCTGGCTGTGGCAGGCACGGCAGGGCAG GTGCTGGTGCTTGAGCTGAATGATGAGGAAGCAGAGCATGCTGTGGAGCAGGTGGAGGCCGACCTGCTGCAGGACCAGGAGGGCTACCGCTGGAAGGGGCACGAGCGCCTGTGTGCCCGCCCAGGGCCCGTGCATTTCGAGCCTGGCTTCCAGCCCTTTGTGTTGGTGCAGTGCCAGCCCCCGGCTGTGGTCACCTCCTTGGCCTTGCACTCTGAGTGGCGGCTTGTGGCCTTCGGCACAAGCCATGGTTTTGGCCTCTTTGACCACCAGCAGCGGCGGCAAGTCTTTGTCAA atGCACGCTGCACCCTAGTGACCAGCTAGCTTTGGAGGGCCCGCTGTCCCGAGTGAAGTCCCTAAAGAAATCCCTGCGCCAGTCCTTCCGCCGGATTCGTCGGAGCCGAGTGTCCAGCCGGAAGCGGCGGCCAGCTGGTCCCCCTGGAGAG GTGCAGGAGGGGAGCGCCAGGGCCGAGCGGGTGGGTGTGCAGAATATGGAGCTGGCACCCGTGCAGCGGAAAATTGAAGCTCGCTCAGCAGAGGACTCCTTCACGGGCTTTGTCCGGACCCTCTACTTCGCTGACACCTATCTGAGGGACA GCTCCCGCCACTGCCCCTCTCTGTGGGCTGGCACCAATGGGGGTGCCGTCTACGCCTTTGCCCTGCGCGTGCCCCCCGCCGAGCGGAGAATGGACGAGCCCGTGCGGGCAGAGCAGG CCAAGGAGATCCAGCTGATGCACCGAGCACCCGTGGTGGGCATCCTGGTGCTGGACGGACATAGCGTGCCCCTTCCTGAGCCCCTGGAGGTGGCACATGACCTGTCAAAGAGCCCCGACATGCAGGGAAGCCACCAGCTGCTTGTGGTGTCAGAGGAGCAATTCAAG GTGTTCACGCTGCCCAAGGTGAGTGCCAAGCTGAAGCTGAAGCTGACCGCTCTGGAGGGCTCGCGGGTGCGGCGGGTCAGCGTGGCCCACTTCAGCAGCCGTCGAGCCGAGGACTACGGGGAGCATCACCTGGCCGTCCTCACCAACCTGGGCGACGTGCAGGTGGTCTCGCTGCCCCTGCTCAAGCCCCAGGTGCGGTACAGCTGCATTCGCCGGGAAGATGTCAGTGGCATCGCCTCCTGCGTCTTCACCAAATACGGCCAAG GTTTCTACTTGATCTCACCCTCAGAGTTTGAgcgcttctctctctccaccaagTGGCTGGTTGAGCCCCGCTGCCTGGTGGAGTCAGCAGAAGCCAAGAGCCACAGCCGCCCTCGCAACGGATCAGGCCCAGAGAAGGCCTTGGGCCAAGCCAG GAACTCAGGGAGCCAGAGTGATGGAGAGG AGAAAAGGCCTGGTCCAGTGATGGAGCACGCCCTGCTCAATGACGAGA GGGTCCTGAAGGAAATCCAGAGCACGCTGGAGGGAGACCGAGG GAGCTATGGCGATTGGCGTTCTCAGCGAGTGACCGTGGG CGGAGTGAACAGGTTGTGA